One window of the Aptenodytes patagonicus chromosome 5, bAptPat1.pri.cur, whole genome shotgun sequence genome contains the following:
- the LOC143160725 gene encoding heparan sulfate glucosamine 3-O-sulfotransferase 1-like yields the protein MAFLLVSAYLLLTHAQGAPVENGALLETLKSQVGLFSNKSEHYSAQVKPPGTSRQIPQTIIIGVRKGGTRALLEMLDIHPNIVVAATEVHFFDWDENYVKGIDWYRSLMPFSYGNQITIEKTPGYFTSPQAPERIHDMNSSIKLLLILRDPTERVISDYTQVYYNRVESHKPVQLFEDIVIKNGALNTKYKAIQRSLYDVHMEKWLKHFSLDQIHIVDGNTLIKDPLPELQKVERFLNLPSRIMSSNFYFNQTKGFYCIRSDGRERCLHESKGRPHPLVNNTVLEQLYSYFREHNAKFYRMVNHSFDWH from the coding sequence ATGGCCTTCCTACTAGTGTCAGCTTATCTTCTGCTGACTCATGCTCAGGGTGCTCCTGTTGAGAATGGGGCACTGTTGGAAACACTGAAGTCACAAGTAGGATTATTCAGCAATAAAAGTGAACACTATTCGGCACAGGTGAAACCTCCTGGCACAAGCCGACAAATACCTCAGACAATCATCATAGGAGTTCGTAAAGGAGGGACAAGGGCTTTGCTGGAAATGTTGGATATTCATCCTAATATTGTGGTAGCAGCTACAGAAGTCCACTTCTTTGACTGGGATGAAAATTACGTGAAAGGAATAGACTGGTATAGAAGTCTGATGCCATTTTCTTATGGAAATCAAATTACAATTGAGAAAACACCAGGCTATTTTACATCACCACAGGCTCCAGAAAGAATTCATGACATGAATAGCTCCATTAAACTGCTGCTCATTCTAAGAGATCCCACTGAGAGAGTTATATCTGACTATACCCAAGTGTATTACAACAGAGTAGAAAGCCACAAGCCTGTTCAGCTTTTTGAAGATATTGTTATTAAGAATGGAGCACTTAATACCAAATACAAAGCTATTCAGAGAAGTCTATATGATGTTCATATGGAAAAGTGGCTTAAGCATTTCAGTTTGGATCAGATTCACATAGTGGATGGCAATACTTTAATCAAGGACCCTCTTCCTGAATTACAAAAAGTTGAAAGATTTCTAAATCTTCCTTCCCGAATTATGTCTTcgaatttttattttaaccagaCCAAGGGATTCTACTGCATTAGAAGTGACGGAAGGGAGAGATGTTTACATGAATCCAAGGGGCGCCCCCATCCTCTTGTTAACAACACTGTTTTAGAGCAACTGTATTCGTACTTCAGAGAGCACAATGCAAAATTTTACAGAATGGTTAATCATTCCTTTGACTGGCATTAA